The following proteins are co-located in the Palaemon carinicauda isolate YSFRI2023 chromosome 3, ASM3689809v2, whole genome shotgun sequence genome:
- the LOC137638542 gene encoding tripartite motif-containing protein 59-like isoform X2, giving the protein MSSNVLECDICCNAFSEEYCPRFLPCSHTLCGHCIDGIIATKRKVCPSCRKEFAATSAEDLAVNRIFLDLIIQLSSKPIGSNASSSREFMTDFRKNCIKKFIKDYEETKAQVGDTIETYRDMKFLIQEADKDIDGLMETLKGIKMSHSEMLSNIDQNIELLENTLDIGLQSKIKLENFDAQLTSSADFTSAGPVIDEAETVFNKIQEKITHDLLKCELDTDIGKEILNTKINLDNIVEEMKRRRIENDSKVNIKPSYLRRYGSLLGRIDPREIFVVKVSNGKQMVARIDIGANRKASFSRLREGTLPPRCFILKLEDFLSMPSRRGFLDVSRNGTFLGRVIIKVIDEGNLALNFLHKCAGDLGSSYVNSWFSRSVIAGNGVYIVNAVEAVLPGVDWQKEREKDIYKQTSCKVVGQVTAAFSNDFASMLYIITENTDSWIKGNGCFGVVEEGLDVLREAPTYGSDVQVVDCGLMLSL; this is encoded by the exons agttcaaatgtcctggaatgtgacatctGCTGCAATGCATTCAGCGAAGAATATTGCCCCAGATTTCTGCCATGTTCTCACACACTCTGTGGCCATTGCATCGATGGAATCATTGCAACAAAAAGGAAAGTTTGTCCATCCTGCAGGAAAGAATTCGCAGCTACTTCGGCCGAAGATTTGGCCGTTAACAGAATTTTCTTGGACTTGATTATCCAGCTGTCCTCCAAGCCCATAGGATCCAATGCGTCCTCTTCCCGTGAATTTATGACGGATTTTCGTAAGAATTGTATCAAAAAATTTATCAAAGACTATGAGGAAACTAAGGCCCAAGTTGGAGATACCATTGAAACCTACAGAGacatgaaatttcttattcaaGAAGCTGATAAAGACATTGATGGATTGATGGAGACGCTAAAAGGGATTAAAATGTCGCATTCTGAAATGCTGAGCAATATTGATCAAAATATAGAACTGTTGGAGAATACATTGGATATCGGActtcaaagtaaaataaaactggaaAACTTTGATGCTCAACTGACTTCCTCTGCAGACTTCACCTCAGCTGGGCCTGTTATTGATGAAGCAGAAACcgtattcaataaaatacaggaaaaGATAACTCATGATCTTCTGAAATGTGAACTTGATACAGATATTGGCaag GAAATTCTCAACACGAAAATAAACTTGGATAACATCGTagaagaaatgaaaagaagaagaattgaaAATGATTCCAAAGTGAACATCAAA CCTAGTTACCTCCGGAGGTATGGTAGTCTACTTGGACGAATTGACCCAAGAGAGATCTTCGTTGTGAAAGTGTCCAATGGGAAACAGATGGTGGCTCGAATAGACATAGGGGCCAACCGCAAAGCCTCTTTTAGCCGTCTCAGGGAAGGAACTTTACCGCCTAGATGCTTCATCTTGAAG CTTGAAGACTTCCTGAGTATGCCTTCCCGAAGAGGATTCCTGGATGTGAGTCGTAACGGAACATTCCTGGGAAGAGTAATCATTAAGGTAATAGATGAGGGAAATCTGGCCCTCAATTTCCTCCACAAATGCGCGGGAGATCTGGGATCCTCTTACGTCAACTCTTGGTTCTCCCGTTCGGTCATTGCGGGGAATGGTGTTTATATTGTTAATGCGGTAGAAGCAGTGTTGCCAGGGGTAGATTggcagaaggagagagagaaagatatttatAAACAGACTTCGTGCAAGGTAGTAGGGCAAGTGACTGCGGCCTTCTCGAATGATTTTGCTTCAATGCTTTACATTATCACTGAAAATACTGACAGTTGGATAAAAGGGAATGGTTGCTTTGGGGTGGTAGAGGAAGGACTGGACGTCTTGAGAGAAGCCCCAACTTACGGGAGTGATGTGCAAGTCGTGGATTGTGGCCTTATGTTATCTTTGTAA